A portion of the Nitratidesulfovibrio termitidis HI1 genome contains these proteins:
- a CDS encoding TetR/AcrR family transcriptional regulator: MKKSPDQNASRNADQTGSREQGRESTRQRLLEAAGMVFAEHGYDRATGKEICERAGANPAAINYHFGGKDKLYAAALHEAHRRFLTAEDIRVALPPGTPPAERVGIIIRDLLSNLLTTDPSAWQLKLMTQEMMRPTPFLDELVRAEIAPKSMFLRGAVAELLGRPDSHPSVQLSCMNIISLCLSQYLNREIFRRVFPDLVLSADGLELLTAHTLSFVTGGLRQVAATLPGAPLPQEKP; this comes from the coding sequence ATGAAGAAGTCGCCCGATCAGAACGCCAGCCGGAACGCCGACCAGACCGGCAGCCGCGAGCAGGGCCGCGAATCCACCCGCCAGCGCCTGCTGGAGGCGGCAGGCATGGTCTTTGCCGAGCACGGCTACGACCGGGCCACCGGCAAGGAAATCTGCGAGCGGGCCGGGGCCAACCCCGCGGCCATCAACTACCATTTCGGCGGCAAGGACAAGCTGTATGCCGCCGCCCTGCACGAGGCGCACCGCCGCTTTCTCACCGCCGAGGACATTCGGGTCGCGCTGCCGCCGGGCACGCCCCCGGCGGAGCGGGTGGGCATCATCATCCGCGACCTGTTGTCCAATCTGCTCACGACGGACCCATCCGCCTGGCAGCTCAAGCTGATGACCCAGGAAATGATGCGTCCCACTCCCTTTCTGGACGAACTGGTGCGCGCCGAGATAGCGCCCAAGTCCATGTTCCTGCGCGGCGCGGTGGCCGAACTGCTGGGCCGCCCGGACAGCCATCCGTCCGTCCAGCTTTCGTGCATGAACATCATTTCCTTGTGCCTCAGCCAGTACCTGAACCGCGAAATTTTCCGCCGGGTGTTCCCCGACCTCGTCCTTTCGGCGGACGGGCTGGAATTGCTCACCGCGCACACCCTGTCCTTCGTCACCGGCGGGCTGCGGCAGGTGGCCGCCACATTGCCGGGGGCGCCATTGCCGCAGGAGAAGCCATGA
- a CDS encoding ATP-binding cassette domain-containing protein, whose product MTAPSPVFAARGLCRTFPAPGNKASVVRAVDGVTLDLAPGTINGLLGPDGAGKTTLLRLAAGLLLPDAGSLTVLGHDTVTQAQAVQSAIGYMPQRFGLYEDLSVAENLSLYADLHGVSAAQKAERWPALMRMTGLAPFLDRLAGRLSGGMKQKLGLACTLVRSPRLLLLDEPTVGVDPLSRRELWNIVFSLVREHGITVLVSTAYLDEAEHCDRVAIMHHGRLVGDGAPGDFTRPLVGRTWFVTPVMRARAAQTLLSAAPGVTDAVLHAGGVRLLTDTPQAAQALVESGLLTERASMTGADLMQSGGPTGSAQRVPGTIRAIGVLHPRTPAFEDGFLALFATLPHEPGPQDGAADEEHAAPAAAPANALATPPPETHQGMPHPAPAPASTAPDAPDISHAPPDAPDVPDAPPVIEVRGLERRFGTFMAVKGASFDVRRGEIFGLLGPNGAGKSTIFRMLCGLLPPTGGNLRVAGVDLRRAPAAARRRVGYVAQKFSLYSQLSVLENLRFFASAYGLSGAARDARMAWALRDLDLTDVADAQSGDLSLGYRQRLAMACALMHEPDILFLDEATSGVDPLARREFWRRITALAESGVTVIVTTHFLDEAEYCDRMAILVGGEVLALGTPAEIRAMAPAADEEKGGPREEVQTGDGPQGAPVHASAPATIERAFIALAERHRANAPTTPGTTDLTGTTDQTGTTDQTGDTGPSSAPGTRPLSGAPDSGSPLPAGQAQDIRPTALRGLLLRMRGLLRKEWLQVVRDPSAIAIALVMPVVLLFLFGYGISLDARDVPVAIVADDLGPEAMEFAARLLLADTFRPRVVTDMRRAEQDLRAGRVDAIVHLQSDFARRLSDATGGGAGGTARPDGGPPAGDAGTVPVQLIVNGVDPNNARTVSGYVTSVWQGWLSGRVAAAGQVPAVRLATRMWFNPTSDSRHFLVPGLMVLIMTLTGALLTAMVMAREWERGTMEALLVTPVRMGELLTGKLLPYFVLGMGGMVLTVIMALYLFGVPLRGSLAVLAGASSLFLTAALGMGLFISVLARNQFIAGQAALLATFLPALFLSGFIFDLESTPAFVQAVSYIIAARYFATLLKTIFLAGEVWEVIVPNALALAALAFFFLTVARLRCRKRLD is encoded by the coding sequence ATGACAGCCCCCTCGCCCGTGTTTGCCGCACGCGGGCTGTGCCGGACCTTTCCCGCCCCGGGCAACAAGGCTTCGGTCGTCCGGGCCGTGGACGGGGTGACCCTGGACCTCGCTCCCGGCACCATCAACGGCCTGCTGGGGCCGGACGGCGCGGGCAAGACCACCCTGCTGCGCCTGGCCGCCGGACTGCTGCTGCCCGACGCGGGCAGCCTGACCGTGCTTGGCCACGACACCGTGACCCAGGCGCAGGCCGTGCAGTCGGCCATCGGGTACATGCCCCAGCGCTTCGGCCTGTACGAAGACCTTTCCGTGGCCGAAAACCTGTCCCTGTACGCCGACCTGCACGGGGTATCCGCCGCGCAAAAGGCCGAGCGCTGGCCCGCGCTGATGCGCATGACCGGCCTTGCGCCGTTCCTCGACCGGCTGGCCGGGCGGCTTTCCGGCGGCATGAAGCAGAAGCTGGGGCTGGCCTGCACCCTGGTACGCTCGCCCCGGCTGCTGCTGCTGGACGAGCCCACCGTGGGCGTGGACCCGCTGTCCCGACGCGAACTGTGGAATATCGTGTTCTCGCTGGTGCGCGAACACGGCATCACCGTGCTGGTCAGCACCGCGTATCTGGACGAGGCGGAACACTGCGACCGGGTGGCCATCATGCACCACGGGCGGCTGGTGGGCGACGGCGCCCCCGGCGACTTCACCCGGCCACTCGTGGGCCGGACGTGGTTCGTCACCCCCGTCATGCGCGCCCGCGCGGCCCAGACCCTGCTGTCCGCGGCCCCCGGCGTGACCGATGCCGTGCTGCACGCGGGCGGGGTGCGTTTGCTGACGGACACCCCGCAGGCGGCACAGGCGCTGGTGGAGAGCGGACTGCTGACGGAACGGGCATCCATGACGGGTGCCGACCTGATGCAAAGCGGCGGGCCGACAGGCTCCGCGCAACGCGTGCCCGGTACGATCCGCGCCATCGGCGTCCTGCACCCCCGCACCCCCGCCTTCGAGGACGGCTTTCTGGCCCTGTTCGCCACCCTGCCGCACGAACCAGGCCCACAAGATGGCGCGGCGGACGAGGAACATGCCGCGCCCGCCGCAGCGCCAGCCAATGCCTTGGCCACGCCCCCGCCCGAAACCCATCAGGGCATGCCCCATCCGGCCCCCGCACCCGCGTCCACTGCGCCCGACGCGCCCGATATTTCGCACGCCCCGCCCGACGCCCCCGACGTTCCGGACGCTCCGCCCGTGATCGAGGTACGCGGCCTGGAACGCCGCTTCGGCACGTTCATGGCCGTGAAGGGGGCCAGCTTCGACGTGCGGCGCGGCGAAATCTTCGGCCTGCTGGGGCCCAACGGCGCGGGCAAGTCCACCATCTTCCGCATGCTCTGCGGCCTGCTGCCGCCCACGGGCGGCAACCTGCGCGTGGCCGGGGTGGATCTGCGCCGCGCACCCGCCGCCGCCCGCCGCCGGGTGGGCTACGTGGCCCAGAAATTCTCGCTGTACAGCCAGCTTTCGGTGCTAGAAAACCTGCGCTTCTTCGCCAGCGCCTACGGCCTGTCCGGCGCGGCGCGCGATGCCCGCATGGCCTGGGCCCTGCGCGACCTCGACCTGACCGACGTGGCCGATGCCCAGAGCGGAGACCTTTCGCTGGGGTACCGCCAGCGGCTGGCCATGGCCTGCGCCCTGATGCACGAGCCGGACATCCTGTTCCTGGACGAGGCGACCTCGGGCGTGGACCCGCTGGCCCGGCGCGAATTCTGGCGGCGCATCACCGCGCTGGCGGAATCCGGCGTCACGGTCATCGTCACCACCCATTTCCTGGACGAGGCGGAATACTGCGACCGCATGGCCATTCTGGTGGGCGGCGAGGTGCTGGCCCTGGGCACCCCGGCGGAAATCCGGGCCATGGCGCCAGCGGCGGACGAAGAAAAGGGCGGGCCGCGCGAAGAGGTCCAGACAGGCGACGGCCCGCAGGGTGCGCCGGTTCACGCCTCCGCCCCTGCCACCATAGAGCGGGCCTTCATCGCGCTGGCGGAACGGCACAGGGCCAACGCACCGACGACGCCGGGCACGACCGATCTGACTGGCACGACCGATCAGACTGGCACGACCGATCAGACTGGCGATACTGGCCCGTCCTCCGCCCCCGGCACGCGTCCCCTCTCCGGCGCCCCGGACTCCGGCTCCCCCCTGCCCGCCGGACAAGCGCAGGACATCCGCCCCACCGCCCTGCGCGGGTTGCTGCTGCGCATGCGCGGCCTGCTGCGCAAGGAGTGGCTGCAAGTGGTGCGCGACCCCAGCGCCATCGCCATCGCGCTGGTCATGCCGGTGGTGCTGCTGTTCCTGTTCGGCTACGGCATCAGTCTGGACGCCCGCGACGTGCCCGTGGCCATCGTGGCCGACGACCTGGGGCCGGAGGCCATGGAATTCGCCGCGCGGCTGCTGCTGGCCGATACCTTCCGCCCGCGCGTGGTCACCGACATGCGCCGGGCAGAACAGGATCTGCGCGCCGGGCGGGTGGACGCCATCGTGCATCTGCAATCGGACTTCGCCCGCCGCCTGTCGGATGCGACTGGCGGGGGCGCGGGCGGCACGGCACGCCCGGACGGCGGTCCCCCGGCAGGGGACGCAGGCACCGTGCCGGTGCAACTCATCGTCAACGGGGTGGACCCCAACAATGCCCGCACCGTGTCCGGCTATGTCACCAGCGTGTGGCAAGGCTGGCTGTCCGGGCGGGTGGCCGCCGCAGGGCAGGTTCCGGCGGTACGCCTGGCCACGCGCATGTGGTTCAACCCCACGTCGGACAGCCGCCACTTTCTGGTGCCGGGGCTGATGGTGCTGATCATGACCCTGACCGGCGCCCTGCTGACCGCCATGGTCATGGCCCGCGAGTGGGAGCGCGGCACCATGGAGGCCCTGCTGGTAACCCCGGTGCGCATGGGCGAACTGCTGACCGGCAAGCTGCTGCCCTATTTCGTGCTGGGCATGGGGGGCATGGTGCTGACCGTGATCATGGCCCTGTACCTGTTCGGGGTGCCCCTGCGCGGCTCGCTGGCGGTGCTGGCCGGGGCCTCGTCACTGTTCCTCACGGCGGCGCTGGGCATGGGGTTGTTCATCTCGGTGCTGGCCCGCAACCAGTTCATCGCCGGGCAGGCCGCGCTGCTGGCCACCTTTCTGCCCGCGCTGTTCCTGTCCGGGTTCATTTTCGACCTGGAAAGCACCCCCGCATTCGTGCAGGCCGTGTCGTACATCATCGCCGCGCGCTACTTCGCCACCCTGCTGAAAACCATCTTTCTGGCGGGAGAGGTGTGGGAGGTCATCGTGCCCAACGCGCTGGCCCTGGCCGCGCTGGCCTTCTTCTTTCTTACCGTGGCCAGGCTGCGGTGTCGCAAACGGCTGGACTAG
- a CDS encoding HlyD family efflux transporter periplasmic adaptor subunit translates to MKKRILVLAMLALCMVGGVLAWRALRPVPDPGPVVLYGNVDLRQVSLAFKDAERVARVLAREGDRLAPGALVAVLETDRLDREITRARARVAAQAAALARLENGSRPQEKRRARADADAAAVELDNARRTYDRLRALSGTGAAREQDVDDARAAHDRAAARLRVAQAQLALVEEGPRREDIEEARAALAAQRADLAVLEQRRSDSELRAPSSGVVRARLLEPGDMASAQRPVCTVAITDPKWVRAYLTETQLGRVREGMPAEVTIDARPGHPLEGWLGFISPTAEFTPRNVETPELRTSLVYEARVFVHDPGDVLRLGMPATVTLREGHVVPVQTAGQGDARTDAPPRAQRGNTVNGTAPAAPADRAGAAQ, encoded by the coding sequence ATGAAGAAACGCATACTCGTCCTCGCCATGCTGGCGCTGTGCATGGTCGGCGGCGTGCTGGCCTGGCGGGCCCTGCGCCCCGTGCCCGACCCAGGCCCGGTGGTGCTGTATGGCAACGTGGACCTGCGCCAGGTTTCCCTGGCCTTCAAGGACGCCGAACGGGTGGCCCGCGTGCTGGCCCGCGAAGGCGACCGGCTGGCCCCCGGCGCGCTGGTGGCCGTGCTGGAAACGGACCGCCTGGACCGCGAAATCACCCGCGCCAGGGCCCGCGTGGCCGCGCAGGCCGCCGCCCTGGCCCGGCTGGAGAACGGTTCGCGCCCGCAGGAAAAGCGCCGCGCCCGCGCCGATGCCGACGCCGCCGCCGTGGAACTGGACAACGCCCGGCGCACCTATGACCGGCTGCGCGCCCTTTCGGGCACCGGGGCCGCGCGCGAACAGGACGTGGACGACGCCCGGGCCGCACACGACAGGGCCGCCGCCCGCCTGCGCGTGGCCCAGGCCCAACTGGCCCTGGTGGAGGAAGGCCCCCGGCGCGAGGACATCGAAGAAGCCCGCGCCGCGCTGGCCGCCCAGCGGGCCGACCTGGCCGTGCTGGAGCAGCGCCGCTCCGACAGTGAACTGCGTGCCCCGTCATCCGGCGTGGTGCGCGCGCGCCTGCTGGAACCCGGCGACATGGCATCTGCCCAGCGCCCGGTGTGCACCGTGGCCATCACCGACCCCAAGTGGGTGCGCGCCTACCTGACGGAAACCCAGCTTGGCCGGGTGCGCGAAGGCATGCCCGCCGAGGTGACCATCGATGCCCGCCCCGGACATCCGCTGGAGGGTTGGCTGGGGTTCATCTCACCCACGGCGGAATTCACCCCCCGCAACGTGGAAACGCCGGAGTTGCGCACCTCGCTGGTGTACGAGGCCCGCGTGTTCGTGCACGATCCCGGCGATGTGCTGCGCCTGGGCATGCCCGCCACGGTCACCCTGCGCGAGGGCCATGTGGTGCCCGTGCAGACCGCCGGTCAGGGAGACGCCCGGACGGATGCCCCGCCCCGGGCGCAACGGGGAAACACCGTGAACGGGACCGCACCCGCCGCCCCAGCTGACCGGGCCGGAGCCGCGCAATGA
- a CDS encoding TolC family protein: MIPTPAQPLPFAALPGVLARPVLPVLPVLLILALAGCAVGPDYDRPAPPAAPTEWSAATTRLEIALKVSGSADKNGTAPKDSDAPRAAVSAATPDGQWWERMGDPLLSELVAMAVGHNNDALIAAANLREARAVVGVARGALLPEAAAGGSFERSRVSTNTLTGQSLEMAHMPVESDLYQAGFDARWEIDIFGGARRGVEAARARQQAAEAGLSDVLLSVAAETARAYVELRGAQARLDVAERNAEAQRHTLELVRLRRDVGVASDMNVLQAEAQLQRTEALVPPAARGHGRLHQPAGRAVRTGSGGPARPAGPARAIARRARPCARGPALGPVAAPPGHPPGGA; the protein is encoded by the coding sequence ATGATTCCGACGCCGGCGCAGCCCCTCCCTTTCGCCGCCCTGCCTGGCGTGCTCGCGCGGCCCGTGCTGCCCGTGCTGCCCGTGTTGCTGATCCTGGCTCTGGCGGGCTGCGCCGTGGGGCCGGACTACGACCGCCCCGCTCCGCCCGCCGCGCCCACGGAATGGAGCGCGGCCACGACCCGCCTTGAAATTGCCCTCAAGGTTTCCGGGAGCGCAGACAAGAACGGCACCGCGCCCAAAGATTCGGATGCACCCCGCGCCGCCGTAAGCGCCGCCACCCCGGACGGGCAGTGGTGGGAGCGCATGGGTGATCCGCTGCTGTCGGAACTGGTGGCCATGGCCGTGGGGCACAACAACGACGCCCTCATCGCCGCCGCCAACCTGCGCGAGGCCCGCGCCGTGGTGGGCGTGGCCCGTGGCGCGCTGCTGCCCGAGGCGGCGGCGGGCGGCAGCTTCGAGCGCAGCCGGGTGAGCACCAACACCCTTACCGGGCAATCGCTGGAAATGGCCCACATGCCGGTGGAAAGCGACCTGTATCAGGCCGGGTTCGACGCGCGCTGGGAAATCGACATCTTCGGCGGCGCCCGGCGCGGCGTGGAAGCGGCCCGCGCCCGGCAACAGGCGGCGGAGGCCGGTTTGTCCGACGTGCTGCTTTCGGTGGCGGCGGAAACGGCCCGCGCCTACGTGGAACTGCGCGGCGCGCAGGCCCGGCTGGACGTGGCCGAACGCAACGCCGAAGCCCAGCGCCATACCCTGGAACTGGTGCGGCTGCGCCGCGACGTGGGCGTGGCCAGCGACATGAACGTGCTGCAGGCCGAGGCCCAGTTGCAGCGCACCGAGGCCCTGGTGCCCCCCGCTGCGCGCGGCCATGGACGGCTCCATCAACCGGCTGGGCGTGCTGTGCGGACAGGCTCCGGCGGCCCTGCGCGACCGGCTGGCCCCGCGCGCGCCATTGCCCGCCGTGCCCGACCTTGTGCCCGTGGGCCTGCCCTCGGACCTGTTGCTGCGCCGCCCGGACATCCGCCGGGTGGAGCATGA